DNA from Eucalyptus grandis isolate ANBG69807.140 chromosome 5, ASM1654582v1, whole genome shotgun sequence:
CCTTGCTCTTTTTAACTTTGGTTATTAGCTTTTCGAAATGACAGTTACTGAAATCTGAAGAGGGCCAACTGGGGCAATTAGCtttctaattttcaaattattgatgATGTTGGGAAAATAATTTGCCCTTTTGCAAGACATATGGTGCATATTGCTTGGATGTCTTTCTCAAGTAGTTTGCCTTCATAGACTCGAGTTTAGTTATTGCTTTTGAAAGCCATCATGAATCTTCTGCGGAAAGATGATGGGAGGTTTCAACCTTGATCTGAAGAATTGCATTCACTCTCtctcaaattgattgaattaattatgattttcaCATGGAAGATCAAACCAtaataagaaaaagattaaTGAATAAAAGTAGAAAAGCTAATTCCAAATTCCTAAATATGAAAAACTTATGCTGTTCTTCTGGATCTCTCTTTTCGATTATTTTGTACTTTGCCCCGAACCAGAGCATGTTCAGTGTAGGAGTACAGCTTGATAAATcatacttcttctttttttttcctcgcaAGTGAAGTATTACGCAAAGAAGTACCAAAGGGGTACAGGCCTGTTTGTAAGAATTCCAAATCAACACTGTGATGGCTCAAGGACATGAACACGGCTTGCCTGAATAGAACACCGAAAGAACTTAAGAACAGACTAACCAGGGGAATTAGAAAATCGTTTTGCTACACCCCATTTAGTGTGATTGTCTAATGCTCTGAATCTGTTCTGCTAGTCCATCAAATGTCTCTCTATGAATAAgctgcttctctctcttatctctttgtTATTTCTTTATGACAGCCTAGTGTCCTATGCTGCCACATTGTGGTAAGAAATTCCTTGATGTGATGTATAATACTATTATTACTGGATTATTATAGTGCTCTTCTAATGGTAGGTCAATGAAGGAAAGGTCCCAGAAAATCGTCTTGCTCTTAAAATGCTTGCAGAGGAGATGATTCAGTGGCCTAACTTGGAGGTATAGTTTGAAACCCGTCCACATGACCTCACAATCATGTTAGGTCTTATCATGAGATATTTAATCAATGTGGATCATTGTCATGAGCCGTCTCTTGAGATGGTTATCCGTGTATTTGTGCTTGTTTATCTGTCTAAGTGAAGGTAgctttccttttccattttgcTAATGGTGACGTATATCTATGTCAATGCCGATTCACTTGCTTTAATACGTGACAAGTCCTTTTCCTCACAAATCTTATCCGTGCATGTTGTGCCTTGTGTAATAGGAGGCGGTCCCCAAAAAGAAGCCAGGGAAATCACTATATGCAAAAGCCACAGACACTGGTATCAATCCTGAAGTGGCTGCTAAGAGACTAAATATTGACTGGGATTCAGCTGCTGAAATTGAAGAGGACGATAACAGTGATGAGACAGAAGTGCCTGCAGCTGTGGTATGTCTCCAGATCTCTCTCTCCAAGCTCTCTCTTGATCATCACATTAATAAGGGAAGGATAAACTAATAAGTTGCACAAAAATCCTTCAGTGGCTTGTTCTTCCCTCAAATGCAAATGAAACCTCAGATTTCATGGATTATTAAAACAAGTAATGAAGAGGTAAAGAGAACATTGACTTATGCGGTGATGCTGTTAGAACAATTTGGAGGACACAACAGATAATTATGCTGGCTCCAATTTTATGGTATCTTTTACTGCTCTGTCTCCATGATTATGATGATCTAGCGAGTTTCCGGAGAATAGTGTGATGTCTTGGTATGCTTGTGGAACTGAATGAATGTCTAATGATACTTGTGATAAAGAGCATCTTTCTCAAAGCTCGTACATTCTATTCACTGTTATTCTCATGCTGAGAAATTACTGCTCTCTTAATAAGTAATCACATCAATGTTTTCTGACCTAAAGCACAACTTAAAAACcaagaatgtaattgctgacACAAGTTGGCATTCTCGATACCTTTAAATGGTGGTATGTTTGGAACTCTTTGTtcttggaaattcttttgagtaCTTTCTATTTTAGCTATGTCATCCTAACCTCATGACCTAGCGTAGCCTCTGTAAAGAGATGACATTGTACCTATAATATATGGTAATCAAATCTTACTGTCGTATTGCTCATCGTCAAAATAGGCAGAAAGAAAGCCCAACCACAAAAGCTGAGCAAGTGGATTCTTTAAACTATACTGAGCCGACCCAAGAACACCTCTCCATCCTTTTGGGCGGAGTTTATGATGTTGATGGTCTTAGGTGGTCATAGCTCATGAAACTAGTCTTTTAATGCGAAGTTTTGTTGTTGCCCCCAAAGCATGAGAATTGATTTATCGCAGTGATAGCAATAAACTTCATTATTGATCACATACTTGACGTTATGAGGTTTCATATTATTGTTCAACTTCTGTGTGAATGGATTTACTCTGAATGGGTAGCGTTTCGAACCTTAATGATGATTGTGTTGGTAGTCAGATGTTACATGGTTCGGTTTGGTTGTCAAAATTGCCAGAAGTTTCGTTCGTTGCTCTAGCTTATTCTTAGGGGTGATCGGTGACCAAGAATGCTCTCTCTTGCAGGGCTATGGAGCGCTTTACTTAGTTACGGCATTTCCCGTCATAATTGGCATCTCTGTTGTACTGATTCTGTTCTACAATTCTCTTCAGTAAAAACTTTTTTCGACCTACTATTCGGGTGCGccatcttttgttgattttgaccTGTTTTTGACCTGTATGTACATCAAATATTAAGCAAATGAGTGGATTCACATCATCATAGATGAGCAAATACATGCGCAGAAATCGATCATGTCACTTTCCTGCTTATTGCAAATCAATGATCCTTGAAGATGATATCTGAATTGGTTTGCCCCATGAGTCCAAGCTCCTCAAATATTCGCCGGAAGCACAACGCAAGGAAGAGAATTTGTCCCTCCTGTGAGTTTCTAGGGTGTTGGATTTGCCTTACgacatcaaaagaaaatgatatttcattCGAGAGATAAATAGGACTATACAATACTGATCAATTTCTCCACATCGAATTGTGTACAACTGGGTTAGCGACTTAAATATCAAAACTGGAAATTTGAGAAGAGAGACGGAATCAAGGCGGGGCGAGTCCCTTCCTCACGAGCATGTCATAGACTCTATCGACTTTGCTCGGTTCCATCTGGAACAGGTTATGGGCATCGGACTTCTTGGTGACATTGCCACTGAAGATCTCCACCGACATGACCTGCTGCATTTTGAGATAAACTGGTGCAGGTAACCTCAGCTCCGAGCAAAGCCGTTTCTCCTGCAAGCCATAATAAGCagcaaagttaaaaaaaaaaaaaaaaaaaaaaaaaaaaaaaaaaaaaaaaaaaatcttcttgcCCATTGCAAAACAGATGTCTAGAATTGTAAGAAGTCTCCTATAACTCGCCGAAACAAGATAGAAAGTCAGGTGGAGGACTTACAGTATCAGAAAGTAAATCCGAGCCGTTAAATCCCATCACGTCCAGGTCGCTGGCCAAGCCTGAGGAAGCATGTATGGAGGGGGGGCCCTGGCCGGTAGCACCAAGTTGAGAACTATCTTTACCTCGGCGAGtgctttcttcagcttctcttcTCCTCTTGTTTTCAAAGTATCTATCTGCCTCAGCTGATGTACGGCAACCAGCTGCACGGGCTTCCTGCAAAATTAATGTCCTCGAAGGTGTGAGAGAGACATTGATGTTAATGTTGCACAAAAGCGTGTGTTGTCCTCTGTTGCAAAACATAAGACATCTTCACATGAATAACGCCACAAAATACCTGCAAttcttttatccttttcaaAGTTCTGTGCTCAGCAACAATGGTCTGGAGCAAATCTTCATGCTCCTCCTTCGAATGAAACCGCATGAAGACATCGTAACGCCGACACAGCGACCTCTCTTCAGGCATCAAGCTCTTCTCGAACGGACTTTGGAACAGTAAATTCCTCTCTAGTATGAAATCCTTTCGCCGTTTCCTCTCGTCCAGCCTGCCAGCAAAAATTATGATGAGTTACGTGCCAGAACTCATCGAGACTAGAAGAAACCCAACTTGATGAAGAAGCTTAATCCACAGTTTTCAGAAATGTTATCTAGCGATTTCTAGGAACCGCAAATAGATATAAGCTCATTCTTGACCATCACCTTTTTGAATAGATACGGAGCACCCGCAACTTCAGCTCATGCTCTTCTTCTGTGTCCGTCTCCTTGAATTCCATCTCAGCTAGTAGCTGCTcagcatcattatcatattCTGTATCAAACTCCTGTCTTTTGGGGTTGTAACCGCTTGACTCAATTAGAGAGGGGCCGTCATCCCCCAAAGTACTTGGAGTCATCCCATTAAAATTTCCATTAAACTGGGCATCTGCAGGAACATATCAAGTGATGTTAACAAAACTTACAATGGACACATTTGTACAATGCTATCCACAAAAGAACGTTCATCATACCTTCAGCTTTGATGTTGCTAACTCCGTTCTTAGCCTGGGCCACATTGGATCCCTTGATACCAGCTCCTGATGCTGCATTGTTGCTACTAGAGCAAGACCCGGCATCCATATCTAAATTGACAAGACCAAGAGAACATGACAACCACCCCCAAAGGGTTAGGATCTATAAGCATAATGATTCACAAAAAATTAAGTGTCTGACTAACCCACCAGCATTTGCACCAGAGAGCAAACGGCCAGAAGAACCACCTTTGTGTGGATCTTCAAGTCTGAGAGTAAATATTGCACGTCACCAACTGAGAAGGTATAACAGTTAAGAATGAAGGCATAAAGGAGACAAGCGCATACTTGACTCTTGGAGGAGAAAAAGGAGATTCTTCCTTCAATGATAGATCACCAACAGACGGTCCTGCGGTAATCACAAACATACCTTATGTGAAAATAAACCCACCCAATAAGCATGAACcaagaacttcaaatttgaggaCCATAACGAAACAGTTACTTATCAACTGAATGTGAAGATCAATACTTGAAATGAACCAGAAGAAAGAGATTTATTCAAACA
Protein-coding regions in this window:
- the LOC104447525 gene encoding transcriptional adapter ADA2 isoform X1, translated to MGRSRGNFHSNDEDPTQRSRRKKNASTGENLDSSSAGQGSSDGKKAAYHCNYCNKDITGRIRIKCAMCPDFDLCIECFSVGAEVVPHKSGHPYRVMDNLSFPLICPDWNADDEILLLEGIEMYGLGNWAEVAEHVGTKSKELCIDHYYEVYMNSPVFPLPDMSHVEGKNRKELLAMAKGHGEDKKGPSVGDLSLKEESPFSPPRVKLEDPHKGGSSGRLLSGANADMDAGSCSSSNNAASGAGIKGSNVAQAKNGVSNIKAEDAQFNGNFNGMTPSTLGDDGPSLIESSGYNPKRQEFDTEYDNDAEQLLAEMEFKETDTEEEHELKLRVLRIYSKRLDERKRRKDFILERNLLFQSPFEKSLMPEERSLCRRYDVFMRFHSKEEHEDLLQTIVAEHRTLKRIKELQEARAAGCRTSAEADRYFENKRRREAEESTRRGKDSSQLGATGQGPPSIHASSGLASDLDVMGFNGSDLLSDTEKRLCSELRLPAPVYLKMQQVMSVEIFSGNVTKKSDAHNLFQMEPSKVDRVYDMLVRKGLAPP
- the LOC104447525 gene encoding transcriptional adapter ADA2b isoform X2, which gives rise to MGRSRGNFHSNDEDPTQRSRRKKNASTGENLDSSSAGQGSSDGKKAAYHCNYCNKDITGRIRIKCAMCPDFDLCIECFSVGAEVVPHKSGHPYRVMDNLSFPLICPDWNADDEILLLEGIEMYGLGNWAEVAEHVGTKSKELCIDHYYEVYMNSPVFPLPDMSHVEGKNRKELLAMAKGHGPSVGDLSLKEESPFSPPRVKLEDPHKGGSSGRLLSGANADMDAGSCSSSNNAASGAGIKGSNVAQAKNGVSNIKAEDAQFNGNFNGMTPSTLGDDGPSLIESSGYNPKRQEFDTEYDNDAEQLLAEMEFKETDTEEEHELKLRVLRIYSKRLDERKRRKDFILERNLLFQSPFEKSLMPEERSLCRRYDVFMRFHSKEEHEDLLQTIVAEHRTLKRIKELQEARAAGCRTSAEADRYFENKRRREAEESTRRGKDSSQLGATGQGPPSIHASSGLASDLDVMGFNGSDLLSDTEKRLCSELRLPAPVYLKMQQVMSVEIFSGNVTKKSDAHNLFQMEPSKVDRVYDMLVRKGLAPP